A single genomic interval of Limnothrix sp. FACHB-406 harbors:
- a CDS encoding glycosyltransferase family 2 protein yields MGALSPEPLPTESPASETPTPANQTPASQTPNSATPDSPTPNAQTSEFPGPETNAREPLISAIICTHNRAEYLGGAIDSLLSQDCGATLPYEIVVVDNASTDRTREVVEARLIHPRLRYVYESITGLSVARNAGAKAARSHLLAYLDDDAEASPQWLRMLYEAFAQNDRLAIAGGRVTLLWPPGRSRPRWLSDGMTEPLGAYDLGDQPIIIHNPGQTPRGLNYAIRRSFLDRVGGFDPSLGRVGKKLLSNEELMMTERAIELNWQVGYIPAAHAAHNVAPERLSPRWFLNRAWWQGISECYREQLAGRAGLRQFGLAGDRFLRGLWKALRHWRDPAIRFDNLVYAYGQLGYLWAILRTLMGRQAL; encoded by the coding sequence ATGGGCGCTTTATCCCCGGAACCTCTCCCCACTGAGTCGCCAGCTTCAGAAACTCCAACTCCAGCTAACCAAACTCCAGCCAGCCAAACTCCAAACTCAGCAACACCAGACTCACCCACTCCAAACGCCCAAACTTCCGAGTTCCCAGGCCCAGAAACCAACGCGCGGGAACCCTTAATTTCTGCGATCATTTGCACCCACAATCGAGCGGAATATCTGGGCGGGGCGATCGATAGTCTGCTGAGCCAAGATTGCGGTGCAACGCTCCCCTACGAAATTGTGGTGGTGGACAATGCTTCCACCGATCGCACGCGGGAAGTGGTGGAAGCACGCCTGATTCACCCCCGCTTGCGCTACGTTTACGAATCGATCACAGGCTTGTCTGTGGCCCGCAATGCCGGAGCCAAAGCCGCCCGCAGTCATTTGCTCGCCTATTTGGACGACGACGCAGAGGCCAGCCCCCAATGGTTGCGGATGCTCTACGAAGCATTTGCCCAAAACGATCGCCTGGCCATTGCCGGGGGGCGCGTTACCCTGCTGTGGCCCCCGGGGCGATCGCGCCCGCGCTGGCTTTCCGATGGCATGACTGAACCCTTGGGAGCCTATGATTTGGGCGACCAGCCGATCATCATTCACAATCCGGGACAAACACCGCGCGGCTTGAATTATGCAATTCGTCGGTCTTTTCTCGATCGGGTGGGCGGTTTTGACCCCAGCCTAGGGCGCGTGGGGAAAAAACTGCTGTCGAACGAAGAACTAATGATGACCGAACGGGCGATCGAGCTGAACTGGCAAGTGGGCTACATTCCCGCCGCCCACGCCGCCCACAACGTTGCCCCAGAGCGATTGAGTCCCCGGTGGTTTTTAAATCGCGCCTGGTGGCAAGGAATCAGCGAGTGCTATCGCGAACAACTGGCCGGGCGGGCGGGTTTGCGTCAGTTTGGCTTGGCGGGCGATCGGTTCCTGCGGGGCCTCTGGAAAGCCCTCCGCCACTGGCGGGATCCTGCCATTCGTTTCGACAACCTGGTCTATGCCTATGGTCAGTTGGGCTACCTGTGGGCCATTCTTCGCACCCTCATGGGTCGTCAGGCATTATAG